GATGTTCTTCTGCATAGattctctcttctgcaaaatGTTCCCCTTTGTCTGATAATCTTAAACTCTTCCTCCTTACAGCAGCTTCTTGATCACCCTTGGCTTTGGGAAGGGAACTAGAAATACTTCATAGAGTAGAATCCACAAGATCTGTGTGAAACTAAATAAGCCTCACTAGGAAACTGAAGTTTGAGAACTGAGCCTGTGGAGAGAAGCACTTAGTTAACTGGCAAATATTTCAGTACCAAGCTATGGTCAAGCTGATGTGGGCTCCTAGGACGAGTGAAGAGATCtaaatcttgactccatgtctCAGAAGGCCGGTtcattatattatgatatatattatattacaatTATATACTAaagctatactaaaagaatagaaataaaaggattcatcagaaggccagaaagaacaagaatggaacGATAACAAAGGCTCCTGACTCCCACAGAGTCCAagccagctgactgtgattggccattaattggaaacaaccaacatgcccCAATCACAGAtccacctgttgcattccacagcagcagatagttattgtttacctTTCTTTCCTGAGACTCCTCAGCTTCTCAgcagaaaaatcctagcaaaggatttttcataaaatatcataactACATCAAGCTTGCTTTTTTCTGCATGGGAATGCAAACTGACACTTCTGCAGATTTTTACAATATCAAAGGGTACTAGAAAATCTAGCTCTTTCTTGATTACATGAGGTTTCTGGTTAAAAGCTaacctgcttttcctgctcacCCACTTACCCTTTCTTATATCAGAGACTACCTTGcctcaccaaaacattcctgaAACAAGCCCAACAAAACCGAGCCATCTCAAAATCTCTGAGTTTTGAATAAACAGGGAAACCATTTATTCAAACATTCAGATTGGTTCTCCAGAACCTCTTTCCTGCCCTCTCTGAGGATGTAATTTCCTGCTGTGAGTTCCTTGAGTGTGCATCTGCACAGCATGTGTCTGCAGACTGATGCTTCTGAGACCTACCACACAGTGAAGTCATCAGATATTTGTCATGATCCCCACATAGCCTGCTCTTGAAGCTCTAATGACAAATCCCCTTCTGTCACCACAGATCTGTACACCCTTCAGAACCAGAGTGTGGTGCTGATAATGTCAAGGTTGTGGATTTGATCCCTATATGAgccattcacttaagagttggacttgatgatccttctgggtcccttcccactcagtCTATGCCATGATTCTGTTTTGCTCACATCTCTATGATCCCATTTGCTCTTGCTGGTTCTCCACTGAACAGTTTATAGTGATCTTTTAATTTGGGGCAACGTACTAGGTTTAGCTATGCTTTTGCCTGTTAGACCCTTTCCAGGAAAAAGACAACTGCTCATCTTTTAAAACAAGACAAGTTCTGTTCTGACCTTTTGTGATTTATTTCTTATAGGTAGAAAAAAGCTTCGACTATTTGAATACCTCCACGAGTCTCTCTATGATCCAGCTATGGCAAACTGCATCCAGTGGGTGGATAAGCCAAATGGTGTCTTCCAGTTTGTCTCCAAAAACAAGGAGAAACTTGCAGAACTGTggggagaaagaaagggaaaccGCAAGATCATGACATACCAGAAAATGGCCAGAGCACTGAGGAATTATGGAAGAACAGGTGAAATCATTAAGATCCGTAGGAAGCTGACATACCAGTTCAGTGCTGTTGTTTTGAAGAGACTCGCTCCATCTTATTTCTTGGGAAAAGAAACAATTTATCATCCCTACATTCAGTCTAATCAAGAATATCAGTGTGCAGATGACTGGACCAGTTACAATAATTACATGTACAACAATGGTTATGCATTACAGCATGCTAACAGCTAGACTTACCTGTCACATGAACAGGCCTTTGTTATCCAGCAATCCTTTCCAGCACAGAAACTCTTCTCTCTACATGGCTTTTCCTTTAAgatatcataaaaacacatgATGAGGAAGGgttaaaaaattatattggcctatggttttttttcattttgaagttAGTGATATGCAGTCATTGCGTCTTGAGGAAATCTAGCAGCTATAGAACACATTCTATTCTCCATGATGCTAGTCAAAGGAATTACTGTAGTTTCAAGCTGATCTATTCAAGAATAGGTTCAATGCTTTTGTCTGTTAGTGGACATTGAAGATCCCATTGTGACAATACTCACTGTAAGTTTTATGCATATCTACAATCAGAATTTAAGTGATATTGTaccacagctgctgcatctCTAAGCTAGAAAGGGAAGAGATTTGCCAACTGCATGAAGCTGCTGTCTGCTGTTTTCACCGATGTTCTTTATAAAAGGACATTTTCTGAGTGAATGCCTGGCTGAATGATAGAGTCCACATGAGGGTGCACCTGTTGACCAACTTGTTAATGCTTAATCACTTAAATTAACATATCTTAGCACAGATCCTGACATGTGGTATTAGGATTGCCAGGTGCACATTATACTGTTGG
The nucleotide sequence above comes from Passer domesticus isolate bPasDom1 chromosome 5, bPasDom1.hap1, whole genome shotgun sequence. Encoded proteins:
- the SPIC gene encoding transcription factor Spi-C isoform X2, which translates into the protein MSFPDHDVLGQAFEDALEVLQQHSDREMQCPPGYKNCLTVINHHHHLQASPSYCAAPSGEEQGYSWRNVINSAADFYADETVYHTLQNTPESQVMHAAAGQPKAGKGRKKLRLFEYLHESLYDPAMANCIQWVDKPNGVFQFVSKNKEKLAELWGERKGNRKIMTYQKMARALRNYGRTGEIIKIRRKLTYQFSAVVLKRLAPSYFLGKETIYHPYIQSNQEYQCADDWTSYNNYMYNNGYALQHANS
- the SPIC gene encoding transcription factor Spi-C isoform X1, with the translated sequence MFLQSFPDHDVLGQAFEDALEVLQQHSDREMQCPPGYKNCLTVINHHHHLQASPSYCAAPSGEEQGYSWRNVINSAADFYADETVYHTLQNTPESQVMHAAAGQPKAGKGRKKLRLFEYLHESLYDPAMANCIQWVDKPNGVFQFVSKNKEKLAELWGERKGNRKIMTYQKMARALRNYGRTGEIIKIRRKLTYQFSAVVLKRLAPSYFLGKETIYHPYIQSNQEYQCADDWTSYNNYMYNNGYALQHANS